A section of the Candidatus Hydrogenedentota bacterium genome encodes:
- a CDS encoding response regulator → MPIFKRQSRGGIERKFITSIVWVGVIPMVLALASGYVLARENQKNAVRRNLETASRLKAESVRLTLHTRLQRTRLAAHDPELARALALASDPQARNQLGDVLSRLKASVSAEGGLRSDFAAYTRTGEFIASTRANARHQNHPEWEAGLTDAQPAGFDYEQHILRIAAPVREPGAVRPLGFLVEDQDVRDALRILLHEFGPRESAGDETEHYEVLARDPAGEYRSYYIAEQRDTRDPSTLSRLADRELARQLNAFPRLESGALIINDFAGPAGAIPAVVAYHRIHENYPIYLVAYRSAFDVYESINVAALLTLVLSSLIIGLFCVIAYRNVHNNVIRPVSLLNEGAQIIRQGDLELKLVIGTGDEIEELAMSFNKMASALRTNINQLEESEERYRNLITSMRDGIYQTNTEGNITLINPAGVHILGHKSAPAVVGSNIRVLFLDRLDYARVTRELERHRFVERMRVWMKRADERTICVELAANQVYDENGAFVGIEGTFRDVTQNVVLEQEARERSERIAAINQIANTINSSLEAGRVYESIVVEVRKLINFDYAEVVLFSSEDDSMERHQLWPEAAGGGASADYAGVEPQSALWVAREKKVLCLDDLRAGTSPFEREFPKEIRSCLCLPLYATERIIGTLKLGAREVGAFGKHEIEISEQMTPHVAVAIRNAQLLENLQHSLEEVTLARERLHEMNDELKTLDELKTNLLSNVSHELRTPLVAVMGYTDMILNGKVGPINDVQTEYLGISLRNIEKLVTLIENLLDFSRLHRGAEELVFDTFDMVDCARTSMQIIKPVSDSRDIRLDLVAEEQPVLVEGDKGKLGQVFNNLLSNAVKFNDAGGTVTVSIRIDGSQVTVSVSDTGIGIPGEALDKIFTRFYQYDASSTRKYGGTGIGLAIAQDIMRLHGSRITVTSEVGKGATFTFSLPLSMAQDPDRASAGPNPPLPTETHLLVELVTQDRALSAQIRNLLLSEGMDVIHAAYPSVARSLAEKYSPDVLLVDTEAGPLGTVVVEEILKDPSSIPVPIILLTNDEDLYEKYESQVAARIRRGFRKSTLLSGIHYALSHGVSGFEELGDKVLCVDDDEEIGIFIARCLENEGFETEQCKSGEEALERVANGDFWLVLLDIAMPGMDGWETCRRIKSNSAISGIKIYMVTAKPIDKSLAQLHECGADGYLMKPFKADDLVGLVQSYRPRKRAVGPAESG, encoded by the coding sequence TTGCCGATTTTCAAGCGACAGTCCCGAGGCGGCATTGAGCGCAAGTTCATCACATCGATCGTCTGGGTCGGTGTGATTCCCATGGTGCTGGCGCTCGCCAGCGGCTATGTGCTCGCCCGCGAGAATCAGAAGAACGCGGTCCGCCGCAATCTGGAGACGGCGTCGCGCCTGAAGGCGGAAAGTGTGCGCCTGACGCTGCATACGCGCCTGCAGCGGACGCGCCTGGCGGCGCACGATCCCGAATTGGCCCGCGCCCTGGCCCTGGCATCTGATCCGCAGGCCCGGAATCAACTCGGCGATGTGCTATCGCGCCTGAAGGCGTCGGTTTCCGCCGAAGGGGGGCTGCGCTCCGATTTCGCCGCCTACACCCGCACCGGCGAATTTATTGCGAGCACCCGCGCGAACGCCCGCCACCAAAATCATCCGGAATGGGAAGCCGGGCTCACCGATGCCCAGCCCGCCGGATTCGATTACGAGCAGCACATACTCCGGATCGCCGCGCCCGTGCGCGAACCAGGCGCCGTGCGCCCGCTGGGCTTTCTCGTCGAGGATCAGGATGTGCGCGATGCGCTGCGCATTTTGCTTCACGAGTTTGGCCCAAGGGAGAGCGCCGGAGACGAAACGGAACACTACGAGGTGCTGGCCCGGGATCCGGCGGGGGAGTACAGGAGCTATTACATCGCGGAACAGCGTGATACGCGTGATCCGAGCACGCTGTCGCGCCTCGCGGACCGTGAACTGGCGCGGCAGTTGAACGCGTTTCCGCGGCTGGAGTCCGGCGCGTTGATCATCAATGATTTCGCGGGCCCGGCGGGGGCGATTCCGGCGGTGGTGGCGTACCACCGTATCCACGAAAACTATCCGATCTATCTCGTCGCGTACCGATCAGCCTTTGACGTGTACGAGAGCATTAACGTGGCCGCGTTGCTGACGCTGGTGCTTTCGAGCCTGATCATCGGCCTGTTCTGCGTTATTGCGTACCGCAACGTGCACAACAATGTTATCCGCCCGGTTTCGCTCCTGAACGAGGGCGCCCAGATTATCCGGCAGGGCGATCTGGAGCTGAAGCTCGTGATTGGGACGGGGGACGAGATCGAAGAGCTTGCGATGTCGTTCAACAAGATGGCGAGTGCGCTGCGGACGAACATCAACCAGCTTGAGGAGTCGGAGGAGCGCTACCGCAACCTGATCACCTCGATGCGGGACGGCATCTACCAGACGAACACGGAGGGGAACATCACGCTGATCAACCCGGCGGGGGTTCATATTCTGGGCCACAAGAGCGCGCCGGCGGTGGTGGGCAGCAATATTCGGGTGCTCTTCCTGGATCGCCTGGACTACGCCCGGGTGACGCGTGAGCTGGAGCGCCACCGCTTTGTGGAGCGCATGCGGGTGTGGATGAAGCGGGCCGATGAACGGACGATTTGCGTGGAGCTTGCGGCGAACCAGGTGTATGACGAGAACGGGGCCTTTGTGGGGATCGAGGGCACGTTCCGGGACGTAACGCAGAACGTGGTGCTGGAGCAGGAGGCGCGGGAGCGATCCGAGCGCATCGCGGCGATCAACCAGATCGCGAACACGATTAATTCGAGCCTGGAGGCCGGACGGGTCTACGAAAGCATCGTGGTCGAAGTGCGCAAGCTCATCAATTTCGACTATGCCGAGGTGGTGCTGTTCAGTTCGGAGGACGATTCGATGGAGCGCCACCAGCTCTGGCCGGAAGCGGCCGGGGGGGGCGCCTCGGCGGATTATGCCGGCGTGGAGCCCCAGTCGGCGCTCTGGGTCGCGCGCGAGAAGAAGGTTCTATGCCTGGACGATCTGCGCGCGGGCACGTCGCCCTTCGAGCGCGAATTTCCGAAGGAAATCCGCAGTTGCCTGTGCCTTCCGCTGTATGCGACCGAGCGGATCATTGGCACCTTGAAACTGGGGGCGCGCGAGGTGGGCGCCTTCGGGAAACACGAAATCGAGATTTCCGAGCAGATGACGCCGCACGTGGCTGTGGCCATCCGGAACGCGCAGTTGCTCGAGAATCTCCAGCATTCGCTCGAAGAGGTGACGCTGGCCCGCGAACGCCTCCACGAGATGAACGACGAGCTGAAGACCCTGGACGAACTCAAGACGAACCTGCTCTCGAATGTCTCGCACGAGCTGCGCACGCCGCTGGTGGCCGTGATGGGCTACACCGATATGATCCTCAACGGGAAGGTGGGGCCGATTAACGATGTGCAGACGGAGTACCTGGGCATCAGCCTGCGCAATATCGAAAAGCTGGTGACGCTGATCGAGAATCTGCTCGACTTCTCCCGCCTGCACCGGGGGGCGGAGGAGCTGGTGTTTGACACGTTTGACATGGTGGACTGCGCGCGCACGAGCATGCAGATTATCAAGCCCGTGTCCGACAGCCGGGACATCCGTCTGGATCTCGTCGCGGAGGAGCAGCCGGTGCTGGTGGAGGGGGACAAAGGGAAGCTGGGCCAGGTATTCAACAACCTGCTGTCCAATGCGGTGAAATTCAATGACGCGGGGGGCACGGTTACGGTGTCGATCCGCATTGACGGGAGCCAGGTGACGGTTTCCGTGTCCGACACGGGGATCGGGATTCCGGGGGAGGCGCTGGACAAGATATTCACCCGCTTCTACCAGTACGACGCGTCTTCCACGCGGAAATACGGGGGCACGGGGATCGGCCTGGCCATCGCCCAGGACATCATGCGCCTGCACGGGAGCCGGATTACCGTGACGAGCGAGGTGGGGAAAGGGGCGACGTTTACGTTCAGCCTTCCGCTGAGCATGGCGCAGGACCCGGATCGCGCGAGCGCGGGCCCGAATCCGCCGCTGCCAACGGAAACGCATCTGCTGGTGGAACTGGTCACGCAGGACCGCGCGCTGAGCGCGCAGATCCGGAATCTGCTCCTTTCGGAGGGGATGGACGTAATCCACGCGGCCTATCCGTCGGTGGCGCGATCGCTTGCGGAAAAGTACAGTCCGGATGTGCTGCTGGTGGACACGGAAGCGGGTCCGCTGGGCACGGTGGTGGTCGAGGAAATCCTGAAGGATCCGTCTTCGATCCCGGTTCCGATCATCCTGCTGACAAACGACGAGGACCTGTACGAGAAGTACGAATCGCAGGTGGCGGCGCGTATACGGCGGGGATTCCGAAAAAGCACGCTGCTGAGCGGCATCCACTACGCGCTTAGCCACGGCGTATCGGGCTTTGAGGAACTGGGCGACAAGGTGCTCTGTGTCGACGACGACGAAGAGATCGGGATTTTCATAGCCCGCTGTCTGGAAAACGAGGGCTTCGAAACGGAACAGTGCAAATCGGGCGAGGAAGCGCTGGAACGGGTGGCGAATGGGGATTTCTGGCTGGTGCTGCTGGATATTGCGATGCCCGGGATGGACGGCTGGGAGACGTGCCGCCGGATTAAATCGAATTCCGCCATCTCGGGAATAAAGATCTATATGGTTACGGCCAAGCCGATCGACAAGAGCCTGGCGCAGTTGCACGAGTGCGGCGCGGACGGCTATCTCATGAAACCCTTCAAGGCCGATGATTTGGTGGGGCTGGTGCAGAGTTACCGCCCGCGGAAGCGCGCGGTTGGGCCGGCGGAATCCGGCTGA
- a CDS encoding sulfurtransferase yields MSLALLCVVSAALSASPLLVETDDLAGIASALVVDVRDADAFAAGHIPGAAHLDYEQLSENRDGVNGLLKPMDALIPILADAGLDPERTIVVYGAMDGATSVVPATRVFWVLEYLGYRDVRLLNGGLAKWRAEERPLETGASQASPIVPERLSTLAPREALYATREEVLDAQRTKQGLLVDLRGKSDFTGETKSGSAPKAGHITGAKNLPGSEFLEEPYFTFKAPEQIRALVAAASPEANQPVITYCNTGRIATVGYVAYRIAGFEDVSLYDGSMSEWGLHAECPMSTGPQS; encoded by the coding sequence ATGAGTCTGGCATTACTATGCGTGGTGAGCGCGGCCCTTTCGGCCTCGCCGCTCCTGGTGGAAACGGATGATTTGGCGGGAATCGCGTCCGCGCTCGTGGTGGACGTTCGCGATGCGGACGCCTTCGCCGCAGGCCACATACCGGGTGCGGCGCACCTGGATTACGAGCAGTTGTCGGAGAATCGGGATGGGGTCAATGGACTGCTGAAGCCCATGGATGCCTTAATTCCGATCCTGGCCGACGCCGGGTTGGATCCCGAGCGAACCATCGTGGTCTACGGCGCCATGGACGGCGCCACGAGCGTGGTTCCCGCGACGCGGGTATTCTGGGTACTCGAGTACCTCGGCTATCGGGATGTCCGGCTGCTCAATGGGGGGCTGGCCAAGTGGCGGGCGGAAGAGCGGCCGCTGGAGACCGGCGCGAGCCAGGCGTCTCCGATTGTCCCGGAGCGCCTTTCTACCCTTGCCCCGCGCGAAGCGCTGTATGCGACCCGCGAAGAAGTGCTGGACGCGCAACGGACGAAGCAGGGGCTCCTTGTTGATCTTCGCGGCAAGAGCGATTTTACGGGCGAGACGAAATCGGGTTCCGCGCCGAAAGCGGGGCACATCACGGGGGCGAAGAACCTTCCGGGATCCGAATTCCTGGAGGAACCGTATTTCACGTTCAAGGCGCCCGAGCAGATTCGCGCACTGGTGGCCGCGGCGTCACCGGAGGCGAATCAACCAGTTATTACGTATTGCAATACCGGGCGCATCGCCACGGTCGGCTACGTGGCGTACCGTATCGCGGGGTTTGAGGATGTGTCGCTGTATGATGGATCGATGTCGGAGTGGGGCTTGCATGCGGAGTGCCCTATGTCCACCGGCCCGCAGAGTTAA
- a CDS encoding aldo/keto reductase, with product MKYRRFGKTELRIPVISCGGMRYQQSWKDSERHLITEESQRGLEACIRRAVELGINHIETARGYGTSEYQLGKILPTFKRDELIVQTKVGPDADVAKFRADFEASMDALRLDYVDIFSFHGVNTDACLENTKKCMDTALQWKKEGRIRDIGFSTHGPTRVLVEAIQTDMFEHINLHWYYIFQNNWPAIEEATKRDMGVFIISPNDKGGLLYKPSEKLVELCKPLHPMVFNGLFCLSRPEVHTLSCGVSKPEDFDIHMETVRLMDNAAELIAPIEARLRDALVGALGEEWVRSWEEGLPDWDETPGDVNMPVILRLWNYAKAFDMVEYGKMRYGLLGNGGHWFPGKKAEALDVEAVKATVAGHPFAGVIPERIQQAHEMLKGEEKKRLQE from the coding sequence ATGAAGTACAGGCGATTCGGCAAGACCGAACTGCGGATACCCGTGATCAGTTGCGGGGGCATGCGCTACCAGCAGTCCTGGAAGGACAGCGAGCGCCACCTGATCACCGAAGAGAGCCAGCGCGGCCTCGAGGCGTGCATCCGGCGCGCAGTGGAGCTTGGCATAAACCACATTGAAACCGCGCGGGGTTACGGAACAAGCGAATACCAACTGGGCAAGATCCTCCCGACATTCAAGCGCGACGAACTTATCGTGCAGACCAAAGTCGGCCCGGACGCGGATGTGGCGAAGTTCCGGGCGGATTTTGAGGCGTCGATGGATGCGCTCCGGCTGGACTATGTGGATATTTTTTCGTTCCATGGCGTCAATACGGACGCGTGCCTGGAGAACACGAAGAAGTGCATGGATACCGCGCTCCAGTGGAAGAAGGAGGGGCGGATCCGGGATATCGGGTTTTCCACGCACGGGCCCACGCGGGTTCTGGTGGAAGCCATACAGACCGATATGTTTGAGCATATCAACCTGCACTGGTATTACATCTTTCAGAACAACTGGCCGGCGATTGAGGAGGCCACAAAGCGCGACATGGGCGTGTTCATAATCTCGCCCAATGACAAAGGCGGTCTGCTGTATAAGCCGAGCGAGAAGCTGGTCGAACTCTGCAAGCCGCTGCACCCGATGGTCTTCAACGGGCTATTCTGTCTTTCGCGCCCGGAAGTGCACACGCTGAGCTGCGGGGTTTCCAAGCCGGAGGACTTCGACATCCATATGGAAACCGTGCGCCTTATGGACAATGCCGCGGAGTTGATCGCGCCGATCGAAGCGCGGCTTCGGGACGCGCTGGTGGGCGCGCTGGGCGAGGAGTGGGTGCGTAGCTGGGAGGAAGGGCTGCCGGACTGGGACGAGACCCCCGGGGACGTCAACATGCCCGTCATCCTCCGGCTGTGGAACTACGCGAAGGCGTTTGACATGGTGGAGTACGGCAAGATGCGGTACGGCCTCCTCGGCAATGGCGGGCACTGGTTCCCGGGGAAGAAGGCGGAGGCGCTCGATGTGGAGGCGGTCAAGGCCACCGTGGCGGGCCATCCCTTCGCGGGCGTGATACCCGAGCGGATCCAGCAGGCGCACGAGATGCTCAAGGGGGAGGAGAAGAAGCGTTTGCAGGAGTAA
- a CDS encoding DinB family protein gives MNPDPLITQLKAVKEYFDRSTRNLAEEHANFRPTPEMMTAAQQVAHVAQTFDWFIEGAFHRPDGFDMDFDKHMEAINAVTSLADARAWWESSFKRAIEEIAAKSEAELDAPLPPGPVMGGSPRWAIVGALDDHTAHHRGALSVYARLNGIVPPMPYMDM, from the coding sequence ATGAACCCCGATCCCCTGATTACCCAACTGAAAGCCGTCAAGGAGTACTTCGACCGCTCTACCCGTAACCTCGCCGAGGAGCACGCGAACTTCCGGCCTACCCCCGAGATGATGACCGCCGCGCAGCAGGTCGCCCACGTCGCGCAGACCTTCGACTGGTTCATCGAAGGAGCGTTTCATCGGCCAGACGGCTTCGACATGGACTTCGACAAGCACATGGAGGCCATCAACGCCGTCACGTCGCTCGCGGACGCCCGCGCCTGGTGGGAATCCTCCTTCAAGCGGGCGATCGAGGAAATCGCCGCGAAATCCGAGGCCGAACTCGACGCGCCGCTTCCCCCCGGCCCCGTCATGGGCGGCAGCCCGAGGTGGGCCATCGTGGGCGCGCTCGACGACCACACCGCGCATCACCGGGGCGCGCTCTCCGTCTATGCGCGCCTCAATGGGATCGTGCCGCCCATGCCCTACATGGACATGTGA
- a CDS encoding DUF3109 family protein — protein MNALPENHVQIDGILVDVPALMKLKHYCDPMLCRNKRYCCASYEITIDRADMRRAIGLMPSAAAFAPEVGEGRDHENPFEKIETGRWAIDCDDETEACAFSFRDKQGCGWCSLHAAALELGLDPYQQKPQSCTMWPLALSEGDPPVLSIQDDVYTFPCAWKRRGKPKGLYPDIADNVKAIFGEAFLEKLNHAIARDA, from the coding sequence ATGAACGCCCTTCCCGAGAACCATGTCCAGATCGACGGTATCCTGGTGGATGTTCCGGCCCTCATGAAGCTCAAGCACTACTGCGACCCCATGCTCTGCCGGAACAAGCGCTACTGTTGCGCGAGCTACGAGATCACGATCGACCGGGCCGATATGCGCCGCGCGATCGGATTGATGCCGTCCGCCGCCGCGTTTGCGCCCGAGGTGGGGGAGGGGCGCGACCACGAGAATCCCTTCGAGAAAATCGAAACCGGCCGCTGGGCCATCGATTGTGATGACGAGACCGAGGCCTGCGCCTTTTCCTTTCGCGACAAGCAAGGCTGCGGCTGGTGTTCCCTCCACGCCGCCGCGCTCGAACTGGGCCTCGACCCCTACCAGCAGAAGCCACAATCCTGCACCATGTGGCCCCTCGCGCTCTCCGAAGGCGATCCGCCCGTGCTGTCCATTCAGGATGACGTGTACACCTTCCCCTGCGCCTGGAAACGGCGCGGCAAACCCAAAGGCCTGTACCCCGACATCGCGGACAACGTGAAAGCCATCTTCGGCGAGGCCTTCCTCGAAAAACTCAACCACGCCATCGCCCGAGATGCATAG
- a CDS encoding ROK family protein, whose amino-acid sequence MTPYLIGVEIGGTKLQVALGDRDGHIFARERGDVDPRRGAEGILDWLDAATRKIIEGCPRDGHPGAIGIGFGGPVDSATGQVLVSHQIEGWEGVHLKTWFEDRFKLPACVENDANAAGWAEYCLGAGKGTRCFVYCNIGSGIGGALVVNGQLYNGQGLGACEIGHTYVPDWTADVPGAADKLEHLCSGWSITRRIQSWSDLDPDSILERLAGGDARALTCPILAEAARQGDSRALAEIGAVANAVGRALSNVVTLLHPERIALGGGVALMGDVLLKPLAASIDQHAFGPYRGRYQLVPCALEEDVVTAGALLLARDLLDPPAQP is encoded by the coding sequence ATGACCCCCTACCTTATTGGCGTCGAAATCGGCGGCACCAAACTCCAGGTCGCCCTGGGAGATCGCGACGGCCACATTTTCGCCCGCGAGCGCGGCGATGTCGACCCCCGGCGCGGCGCCGAAGGCATTCTGGACTGGCTCGACGCCGCCACCCGAAAGATCATCGAAGGCTGCCCGCGCGATGGCCACCCCGGCGCCATTGGCATTGGATTCGGCGGCCCCGTCGACTCCGCCACCGGCCAGGTGCTCGTCTCCCACCAGATCGAGGGGTGGGAGGGCGTCCACCTCAAAACCTGGTTCGAAGACCGCTTCAAGCTTCCAGCGTGCGTCGAGAACGACGCCAACGCCGCGGGCTGGGCTGAATACTGCCTCGGCGCCGGCAAGGGAACCCGCTGCTTTGTGTACTGCAACATCGGCAGCGGTATCGGCGGCGCCCTCGTGGTGAATGGGCAACTCTACAACGGGCAAGGGCTCGGCGCCTGCGAAATCGGCCACACCTACGTGCCCGACTGGACCGCCGACGTCCCCGGGGCCGCCGACAAGCTGGAGCACCTCTGCTCCGGCTGGTCCATCACCCGACGGATACAATCCTGGAGCGATCTCGATCCCGACTCGATACTCGAGCGCCTCGCGGGGGGCGACGCCCGCGCCCTTACCTGCCCCATCCTCGCCGAGGCCGCCCGCCAGGGGGATTCCCGCGCGCTTGCGGAGATCGGCGCCGTCGCCAACGCGGTCGGGCGCGCCCTCAGCAACGTCGTCACCCTGCTGCACCCCGAACGCATCGCGCTTGGCGGCGGCGTCGCGCTCATGGGGGACGTCCTCCTGAAGCCGCTCGCCGCCAGCATCGACCAGCACGCCTTCGGCCCCTACCGCGGCCGCTACCAGCTCGTTCCCTGCGCGCTCGAGGAAGACGTCGTCACCGCCGGCGCACTCCTGCTCGCGCGCGATCTCCTCGATCCGCCCGCGCAACCGTAG
- the folE gene encoding GTP cyclohydrolase I FolE, whose amino-acid sequence MNRDRIAALVRELLVELGEDPDREGILKTPHRVAQAYEFLTSGYREDINAIVNEAIFEAESNNMIISRDIEIYSLCEHHMLPFFGRCHVGYIAEKKVIGLSKLARIVDFYARRFQIQERLTAQIAEEIMRQTQAEGVGVVVECQHLCSMMRGVQKQNSVMTTSSVLGSFRDEPITRQEFLTLIGRNIPNM is encoded by the coding sequence ATGAACCGAGACCGAATCGCCGCGCTGGTGCGTGAGCTCCTGGTGGAGCTGGGGGAAGACCCTGACCGCGAGGGGATCCTGAAGACCCCCCACCGGGTGGCCCAGGCCTATGAATTCCTGACGTCGGGCTACCGGGAGGATATCAACGCGATCGTGAACGAGGCGATATTCGAGGCTGAATCCAACAACATGATCATCAGCCGGGATATCGAGATCTACAGCCTCTGCGAACACCACATGCTTCCGTTCTTCGGCCGCTGCCACGTGGGCTACATTGCGGAGAAAAAGGTGATCGGTCTGAGCAAGCTGGCGCGTATCGTGGACTTCTACGCGCGGCGCTTCCAGATTCAGGAGCGCCTCACCGCGCAGATCGCCGAGGAGATCATGCGGCAGACCCAGGCCGAGGGCGTGGGGGTTGTGGTTGAGTGCCAGCACCTGTGCAGCATGATGCGAGGCGTCCAAAAGCAGAACTCGGTGATGACGACTTCGTCCGTGCTCGGGAGCTTCCGGGATGAACCCATTACCCGGCAGGAATTCCTTACCCTGATCGGGCGGAACATCCCGAATATGTAG
- the folK gene encoding 2-amino-4-hydroxy-6-hydroxymethyldihydropteridine diphosphokinase translates to MYTIVFIGAGSNIDPETNLLSSLALLGKSTAITGVSTFYRTPAIDRPEQPDYLNGVLSVETDLLPGRLQELLHAIERAAGRIRTEDRYAARTLDLDILLFGDAIIRTGGLEIPDPDILTRPFLAAGLLELAPALVLPGQSEPLNESADPGAIAALKPEPEFTRRLKETLLK, encoded by the coding sequence ATGTATACGATTGTTTTCATTGGCGCGGGGTCGAATATCGATCCGGAAACGAACCTCCTGTCGTCGCTCGCGCTGCTGGGCAAGAGCACCGCGATTACGGGCGTGTCGACGTTCTACCGCACGCCGGCGATAGACCGCCCGGAACAGCCGGACTACCTGAACGGCGTGCTTTCGGTGGAAACGGATCTACTGCCGGGCCGCCTCCAGGAGTTGTTGCATGCCATCGAACGGGCGGCGGGCCGCATCCGCACCGAAGATCGGTATGCGGCTCGCACGCTCGACCTGGATATACTATTGTTTGGCGATGCGATAATCCGAACGGGCGGCCTGGAAATTCCGGATCCGGATATCCTGACCCGCCCCTTTCTTGCGGCGGGCCTGCTGGAACTCGCGCCAGCACTTGTACTCCCGGGGCAGTCCGAGCCCCTCAATGAATCAGCCGACCCGGGCGCGATAGCCGCCCTGAAACCCGAGCCCGAGTTTACGCGCCGCCTCAAGGAGACCCTGCTGAAATGA
- the folB gene encoding dihydroneopterin aldolase — MGNRLDKIYIRDLLLRCIVGIYPEERTHRQDVIINVVLRCDLRQACASDRIEDTVDYKAIKKKIVAMVESSEFFLIEKLAEEVARICLEPPGVALAQVTVDKPGALRFARSVAVEIARTRADAAS, encoded by the coding sequence ATGGGTAATCGCTTGGACAAGATTTATATCCGGGACCTGCTACTCCGCTGTATTGTGGGCATATACCCCGAAGAACGCACCCACCGGCAGGACGTTATCATCAATGTCGTGCTGCGCTGCGATCTGCGCCAGGCATGCGCATCGGACCGCATCGAGGATACGGTGGACTACAAGGCCATCAAGAAGAAGATTGTGGCGATGGTGGAATCCTCGGAGTTTTTCCTCATTGAGAAGCTCGCCGAGGAAGTGGCCCGCATCTGCCTGGAGCCGCCCGGCGTGGCGCTGGCGCAGGTGACCGTGGACAAGCCCGGGGCCCTTCGCTTCGCCCGGAGCGTGGCGGTGGAGATTGCGCGCACCCGGGCCGATGCCGCCTCCTGA
- a CDS encoding SDR family oxidoreductase, producing the protein MPGLLDLAGKTALITGGAKRLGAATAGALARAGVHCVLHYRSSEREALATAEDLKGSGVRAWCVQGDLADPAAVDTVWDAAVSHAGEIDFLINSASIFPEGALDELSGDTLLPNIQVNTLAPALLARRLAQARRAGAVINFLDTMVRDYDRKHVPYHLSKKMLHDLTRMMAVEYAPQVRVNGVAPGLVLPPEGKDTSYLEGLKHTNALQTYGSADQVAESVLFLLRNSFVTGQVIYVDGGRNLRGCMYG; encoded by the coding sequence TTGCCCGGATTGCTCGATCTTGCTGGAAAAACTGCCCTGATTACCGGTGGCGCAAAACGGCTCGGCGCCGCCACGGCCGGGGCGCTCGCCCGCGCGGGGGTGCACTGCGTTCTGCACTACCGATCTTCGGAACGCGAGGCCTTGGCGACGGCGGAGGATCTGAAGGGCTCCGGGGTCCGCGCGTGGTGCGTTCAGGGGGACCTGGCGGACCCTGCCGCCGTGGACACCGTCTGGGACGCCGCGGTTTCACATGCGGGCGAGATCGATTTTCTGATCAACAGCGCCTCGATCTTTCCCGAGGGCGCGTTGGATGAACTCTCCGGCGACACCCTGCTGCCGAACATCCAGGTCAATACGCTGGCCCCGGCGCTGCTCGCGCGGCGGCTGGCGCAGGCCCGGCGCGCGGGGGCGGTGATCAATTTTCTGGATACGATGGTGCGGGATTACGACCGCAAACACGTGCCGTACCACCTCAGCAAGAAAATGCTGCACGACCTGACGCGGATGATGGCGGTGGAGTATGCGCCGCAGGTGCGGGTGAATGGCGTCGCGCCGGGCCTGGTGCTTCCGCCGGAAGGCAAGGATACGTCCTACCTGGAGGGCCTCAAGCACACGAATGCGTTGCAGACCTATGGCAGCGCGGATCAGGTGGCGGAGTCCGTATTGTTCCTGCTCCGGAATAGTTTCGTGACGGGCCAGGTTATCTATGTGGACGGGGGCCGAAACCTGCGGGGGTGCATGTATGGGTAA
- a CDS encoding trypsin-like peptidase domain-containing protein, translating to MRAKNRTATVLALGLLALLARPALASEDAAAGRAILENHRAAVVTVQMVVKISSSFGGSTNENESKEEATGTVISPDGLTVLALSSTDPSSIYKTMMGGGQDFRMDSQINDLKMLMHDNTEIPAEVVIRDVELDLAFIRPLKKPEAPMAHVSLEENGEVQLLDRVVTLNRLGRVANRVFSASFEYIDAVVERPRRYYIPGNDPTSTTQGSPVFRLDGKLVGVFVLRAISAEASAGARRNNVMPIILPAADVLEGVQQVPPYPEN from the coding sequence ATGCGAGCAAAAAACCGCACCGCTACCGTTTTGGCGCTGGGCCTGCTGGCGCTGCTGGCGCGGCCCGCGCTGGCCAGCGAGGACGCCGCGGCCGGGCGCGCCATTCTGGAGAACCATCGGGCGGCGGTGGTGACGGTGCAGATGGTGGTAAAGATATCCTCCTCGTTCGGCGGCAGCACGAACGAAAACGAGTCGAAAGAGGAAGCCACGGGCACGGTGATCAGCCCGGACGGCCTCACCGTGCTTGCGCTTTCGTCGACGGATCCGAGCAGCATCTACAAGACGATGATGGGCGGCGGCCAGGATTTCAGGATGGACAGCCAGATCAACGATCTGAAAATGCTGATGCACGATAACACCGAGATCCCGGCGGAAGTGGTTATTCGCGATGTGGAGCTTGACCTGGCCTTCATTCGCCCGCTGAAGAAGCCCGAAGCCCCGATGGCGCATGTGAGCCTGGAAGAGAACGGCGAAGTGCAGCTGCTGGATCGCGTGGTTACGCTGAACCGGCTCGGGCGCGTGGCCAACCGCGTGTTCTCGGCCTCATTTGAGTACATCGACGCGGTCGTGGAACGGCCCCGGCGCTACTACATCCCGGGCAATGACCCCACCAGCACGACCCAGGGCAGCCCGGTGTTCCGGCTGGACGGCAAACTGGTGGGCGTGTTCGTGTTGCGCGCGATCAGCGCGGAGGCCTCGGCGGGGGCGCGCCGGAATAATGTAATGCCGATCATCCTGCCGGCCGCCGATGTGCTCGAAGGCGTCCAGCAGGTTCCCCCCTACCCCGAAAACTGA